Proteins from a single region of Desulfolutivibrio sulfoxidireducens:
- a CDS encoding glycosyltransferase, which yields MDALSPAGRTAPGPRRAVIVEECDNPSTSFFILPALASLGRPIARHSFADLPAPEELDGALVVLVRYAPTDWVRLIERTRHRLSGLVFFMDDDVLDPAASRGTPAHYRFKLWRLAARRRDWLWAQKAALWVSSPHLLEKYAAWKPRLVLPEDRPTPGQSPETAGERDVRRVFYHGTGSHNPDIRWLRPVIGSLLAARERIHFEIVGGRSVAKLYRRLPRVTVVHPMPWPAYRPFATLAGRHVGLAPQLDSPFNAARSHTKFFDITRSGAVGVYAPGSACAGVVEHGVDGLVVPMDPAAWVEAIARLAFDDALRADMLENARRKAREISWLARQGHERLFDAEGPEDA from the coding sequence GTGGATGCGCTAAGTCCGGCCGGCCGCACCGCGCCCGGGCCGCGCCGGGCCGTGATCGTGGAGGAATGCGACAACCCCTCCACCTCCTTTTTCATCCTCCCGGCCCTGGCGTCCCTGGGCCGCCCCATCGCCCGCCATAGCTTCGCGGACTTGCCCGCACCCGAGGAACTCGACGGCGCCCTGGTGGTCCTGGTGCGCTACGCGCCCACGGACTGGGTCCGGCTGATCGAGAGAACGCGTCATCGGCTGTCTGGGCTGGTCTTTTTCATGGACGACGACGTGCTCGACCCCGCCGCCTCCCGGGGCACCCCGGCCCACTATCGATTCAAGCTGTGGCGGCTGGCCGCCAGGCGGCGGGACTGGCTTTGGGCCCAAAAGGCCGCCTTGTGGGTCTCCTCGCCGCATCTTCTGGAAAAATACGCCGCCTGGAAACCGCGACTGGTTCTGCCCGAAGACCGGCCGACGCCCGGGCAGTCCCCGGAGACGGCCGGCGAGAGGGACGTCCGCCGCGTCTTCTATCACGGCACGGGCTCCCACAATCCCGACATCCGCTGGCTTCGGCCGGTCATCGGCTCCCTTCTGGCCGCGCGGGAGCGAATTCACTTCGAAATCGTCGGCGGCCGGTCCGTGGCCAAGCTGTACAGAAGGCTCCCCCGGGTCACGGTGGTCCATCCCATGCCCTGGCCGGCCTACCGGCCGTTCGCGACCCTGGCCGGCCGCCACGTGGGCCTGGCCCCCCAGCTCGACTCGCCCTTCAACGCCGCCCGCTCCCACACCAAATTCTTCGACATCACCCGTAGCGGGGCCGTGGGCGTCTACGCCCCGGGCAGCGCCTGCGCCGGGGTGGTTGAGCATGGCGTGGACGGTCTGGTGGTCCCCATGGACCCCGCCGCCTGGGTCGAGGCCATCGCCCGGCTGGCCTTCGACGACGCCCTGCGCGCGGACATGCTCGAAAACGCCCGGCGCAAGGCCCGGGAAATCAGCTGGCTGGCCCGGCAGGGGCATGAACGCCTTTTCGACGCCGAGGGACCGGAAGATGCCTGA
- a CDS encoding capsular polysaccharide biosynthesis protein encodes MPDRPPLPHESAPACLALSRFVATMPHLQAVLGVPVRRCRFPWDIVPGATVLAWGRKVSGLAAEAFAARHGLSVLHVEDGFLRSVHPGRAHPPCSISLDDQGIYYDASGPSRLETLATEPLDPERLARAARIMALWRQARVSKYNHAREFSGELPESYVLAVDQTRGDGSIRHGLAGPDSFRRMLEAALDEHPRATVVLKVHPEVVSGRKRGHFDMATTARLGRVLVFSHDVHPAGLLERAAAVYTVTSQVGFEGLIWGKPVRTFGMPFYAGWGLTRDDLSPPDRRRPVPLEQVVHAALVDYPRYVDPETGRPCQAERVIEWLGLQRRMRERFPAVVQARGFSRRQRPAVRRLLQGSEVRFMADGDRLSPRAAVVERHDAAAPPPTAAGVIRLGDGLLCDAGLLSDAGLAGKGDRPLSAFMASAAWDLETVLADSEYPPDLLARARKLRARIVAWRQAASERGEGTWMRPEGAKRVVLVVGQSDSPALEADLLARARGQESEAYLVYKPPPLILKSQRQGCPEVLKALCYDEIALSAPVHLLIPRVDAVHVLTSLAGFGALLHEKEVTCHGYPFYAGWGLTNDAATGPRRRRRLSLDELVAGAFILYPAYVSMTTGQFTTPECVLDELQRILVTGPANFWQRICFQTARRLEKGFL; translated from the coding sequence ATGCCTGACCGCCCGCCCCTGCCCCACGAATCCGCCCCGGCCTGCCTGGCCCTGTCCCGGTTCGTGGCCACCATGCCCCACCTGCAAGCCGTGCTGGGGGTCCCGGTACGGCGCTGCCGCTTTCCCTGGGACATCGTGCCCGGGGCCACGGTCCTGGCCTGGGGCCGCAAGGTGTCCGGGCTGGCCGCCGAGGCCTTCGCGGCCCGGCACGGCCTGTCGGTCCTGCACGTGGAGGACGGATTTTTGCGCTCGGTGCACCCCGGCCGGGCCCACCCGCCCTGCTCCATCAGCCTCGACGACCAGGGCATCTACTACGACGCCTCCGGGCCATCCCGGCTGGAGACCCTGGCCACGGAGCCGCTCGACCCGGAGCGGCTCGCCAGGGCCGCCCGGATCATGGCCCTGTGGCGGCAGGCCCGGGTCTCGAAATACAATCATGCCCGGGAATTTTCCGGCGAGCTGCCCGAGTCCTACGTGCTGGCCGTGGACCAGACCCGCGGGGACGGCTCCATCCGCCACGGTCTGGCCGGTCCGGACAGCTTCCGGCGCATGCTCGAGGCCGCCCTGGACGAACATCCCCGGGCCACGGTGGTGCTCAAGGTCCACCCCGAGGTGGTCTCGGGCCGCAAGCGGGGACATTTCGACATGGCCACAACGGCCCGCCTCGGCCGGGTCCTGGTCTTTTCCCACGACGTCCACCCCGCCGGACTTCTGGAGCGCGCCGCCGCCGTCTACACGGTCACCTCCCAGGTGGGATTCGAGGGTCTGATTTGGGGAAAACCGGTGCGCACCTTCGGCATGCCCTTTTACGCCGGGTGGGGCCTGACCCGGGACGACCTGTCCCCCCCTGACCGACGCCGGCCCGTGCCCCTGGAACAGGTGGTTCACGCCGCCCTTGTGGACTACCCGCGCTACGTGGATCCCGAGACCGGCCGGCCCTGCCAGGCGGAGCGGGTGATCGAGTGGCTTGGACTACAGCGCCGCATGCGCGAACGGTTTCCGGCCGTGGTCCAGGCCCGGGGTTTTTCCCGGCGGCAGCGGCCCGCTGTCCGGCGGCTTCTCCAGGGCAGCGAGGTCCGCTTCATGGCCGATGGGGATCGGCTTTCGCCGCGGGCGGCCGTCGTCGAAAGGCATGACGCCGCCGCGCCGCCGCCCACGGCGGCCGGGGTGATCCGCCTCGGCGACGGACTCTTGTGCGATGCGGGATTGCTGAGCGACGCGGGATTGGCTGGCAAGGGCGATCGCCCCCTGTCCGCATTCATGGCCAGCGCCGCGTGGGACCTGGAAACGGTGCTGGCCGATTCAGAATACCCCCCGGACCTGCTGGCGCGCGCCAGGAAGCTGCGCGCGCGGATTGTGGCCTGGCGGCAGGCCGCGTCCGAACGCGGCGAAGGGACCTGGATGCGCCCGGAAGGCGCCAAGCGCGTTGTCCTGGTGGTCGGACAGTCGGATTCCCCCGCGCTGGAGGCCGACTTGCTGGCACGCGCCCGAGGGCAAGAATCAGAGGCCTACCTTGTTTACAAACCCCCCCCCCTTATATTAAAGAGCCAACGGCAGGGTTGTCCCGAAGTTCTCAAGGCCCTGTGTTACGACGAAATTGCATTGTCCGCGCCTGTTCACTTATTGATTCCCCGGGTGGACGCCGTCCATGTCCTCACTTCGCTGGCGGGCTTTGGCGCTTTGTTGCACGAAAAAGAAGTCACGTGTCACGGGTATCCGTTTTACGCCGGTTGGGGGCTTACGAACGATGCCGCGACAGGTCCTCGTCGACGCAGACGTCTTTCGCTTGACGAACTCGTCGCTGGCGCGTTTATTCTTTATCCGGCCTATGTCAGCATGACGACAGGCCAGTTCACCACCCCGGAATGCGTCCTTGACGAACTCCAGCGGATTTTGGTGACAGGACCGGCCAATTTCTGGCAAAGAATATGTTTTCAAACGGCACGTCGGCTGGAGAAGGGTTTCCTCTAG
- a CDS encoding type I polyketide synthase, which yields MNKIAVIGVACRLPGGVASLDTLWTVLASGRDVVTEIPPERFDVPGFSHPQRTAPGRSCTFAAGVLDSIEDFDFSFFGISKKEAEYMDPQQRLLLEMAWEVLEDAQVRPSFLSGTRTAVFIGSSSLDASMQRADDPCVIGPYSMIGNTLGLLSNRISYLLDIHGPSMTIDTACSASLVALHQACQAVASGEASMAIAGGVHMLCCPLPFIGFSKAHMLSKDGRCKVFAKDANGYARAEGGGLLLLKPLQKAIEDGDRIHAVIAKTGINTDGRTIGIAFPNQDAQMSLLRSIYDAPDIDLRNVCFMEAHGTGTTAGDPIEARAIGEVFTGLSPGRDPLLVGSVKSNLGHLEPASGMAGLLKAMLILKHKAIPPNLHLETANPDIDVEALRLRFVTELTPVPETPGPALVGVNSFGFGGANAHALLEEAPAPRRAAVRQPPQGELPPLLLSAQSPRSLRRLAKAYAELLRGADAGLFTDVACRAALRRDHLVHRLVLREQSVAGVVQALARVASDEAPRKEARIARGEILGGVVRTAFVFSGNGGRWPGMGRTFLAKDADAAAALDTLDAVMSPMLGWSIADSLLGDPQTQSLERIEVFQPMLLAIQVCLVEALRAKGVAADMVFGHSIGEVAAAWACGALSLEQACTVIVERSRLQSESRGLGDMAVVQLSEKEARALPEVHAGELEIAAVNSHRYVTLTGPETALESVHAALKKRRIVFRKLFLGHPFHSRAMEGIRDRLRDRLAHIVPDVSRIPFYSTMLGDIHPGRSLDAEYWWHNLRKPVLFRAAALAALRDGARIFIELGPDTLLHPFLKSCFQEQSATTVYLPSIKRGVSDGDVARTLWKNVHASGGKVDFTAFFPRTGPHVDLPAYPWDKEPCLAESTPECLNLFGAKPKGHPLLGHRVRPGLSVWENVLDTHLVPFLAEHVVGGDVVLPGAAYLEMALAAAVEAFGSPQVELENVEYRQPMTFFSGKGRLVRFTLSAEGGDFQIESRELMQSSAMVLHACGRVVPRLRKTLTPTPAPAPCGVEEDVPDLYRKAKDSGLHFGPAFRPLRQVWRIGDNAFARLDLDPKADMAEAVLHPCLIDGAFQMLLSLVDWSEKSLESHIYLPIRTGRFQLLHPGRVAYAAARLERQSRRGLAASFVLYDTDGHELARLKDCRFARHQTRENLMRQQQVYAMAAVLARHPLDASPTEGPPLPKLAELTAPALTALRHGARWSTRHDEVVPFFTALVLSQTCELVRSLAPDAAAFTLNQILRRGGIEAEHEPYLSYALHFLKDMGLARRDADRWTLGDSDLPPSLELWRAAVREYPEYIGELTLYGQAGEEARAILAGKIQAGSLVSLQPGGPVEQAFRTSPRHHDGHAAMVSVFKAITKALPEGAPLRILEVDAGAGGLTQALAPHLAPGDVEYLATDRDENFAEQLKARWAGHPVIRAGLFDLDDPDAAPPEADQAGGFDVILAGHVLHRLVSPSRALRRLHDLLRPGGLLVVLDTPPHPVRDLLHGLLPGWWREDAPSGPPSSRLMPSEEWTARLEAAGFLETRSLLGEAQDDVVLVAGRKNPAAPQPDLALPAKRWILFEDAAPSPEARRLAQALRDALRDHGARPVRVVAGTSYLAAATDDYTLDPESRGQWKQLLRALGGKDVILECIHLAGFDIRQDLEPQTLDDIQNRRVVSTVAMAQGWQKAKVPAGLCLVTGGGLPLLGRPSRPVPSQGALPGLCRVLFNEMPGLRARLVDIHADAQGALPLEAAVREILFPVHDLVPQGTSDKEVALSRNGRYCLRLAPLEFAALACPGEAAGEAVSLEMTAQGKLDGASWRRTTPGQPGQGQVLIDNKAAGVNYRDIMFTLGRIPEEALEGGASGPTLGLECAGTVLAVGRDVEGIAPGDTVCCLGGGCYDSRLVANADMVFPLPPGISPTRAATIPVAHFTAWYALTHLARLQPGERVLIHGAAGGVGLAAIQIATMIGAEVFATAGSPAKRTLLARLGAPHVLDSRSQDFEERILDITGGEGVDVVLNSISGESLQKSVGLLRPLGRFLELGKVDFYANSPLRMRLLRNNISFFGIDVDQVMRVQPQLCRRLFLAMLTHFETRDLWPLPHAVYPREAIAEAFRSMQQSRHIGKLVVEHDELDTAVLPAPPEELGPLPAQATYLVTGGLGGLGLAVAGRLADLGAGHLLLLGRNGAADQAQMAAIQELRTRGVTVTVVKADVANEEDLATAITQALSGLPPLRGVVHCAGILRDATIVNLRPDDIRAVLRTKALGGLNLHRITRSLPLDFFIMFSSATTVIGNPGQGNYVAANTMLENLAAYRRSLGLAAVTFGWGPVVDAGMLSKQPEILESLKALTGAQELRTATAMDHLVKYGRHPVCNLHVFKMNFKKLARLPYVSSPMSRYVALDTAGEQAVQEQADIREAVRGLSQNEAVTYLATLLSQNFAKILRVPVSKIRHDKPMGELGMDSLMYVELGLATEEAFGVDISTLSLDKTASILTLAELIHRQLEQPGGTPISEAETVSRHLKEIHGLDISPEGARDLIEDTARDTRAN from the coding sequence ATGAATAAAATTGCCGTCATCGGAGTAGCCTGCCGCCTCCCCGGAGGGGTGGCTTCACTGGATACCCTTTGGACAGTACTGGCCTCGGGGCGGGACGTCGTGACCGAAATCCCCCCCGAACGCTTCGACGTCCCCGGCTTTTCCCACCCCCAGCGCACCGCGCCGGGCAGGTCCTGCACCTTCGCCGCCGGGGTCCTGGACAGCATCGAGGATTTCGATTTCTCCTTCTTCGGCATCTCGAAAAAAGAGGCCGAATACATGGACCCGCAGCAGCGCCTCCTGCTTGAGATGGCCTGGGAGGTTCTGGAGGACGCGCAGGTCAGGCCCTCTTTCCTGTCCGGAACCCGGACCGCCGTCTTCATCGGCTCCTCCTCCCTCGACGCGAGCATGCAGCGCGCCGACGACCCCTGCGTCATCGGGCCTTATTCCATGATCGGCAACACCCTGGGGCTTCTGTCCAACCGGATATCCTATCTCCTGGACATCCACGGCCCCAGCATGACCATCGACACCGCCTGCTCCGCCTCCCTGGTGGCCTTGCACCAGGCCTGCCAGGCCGTGGCCTCGGGCGAGGCCTCCATGGCCATCGCCGGCGGGGTGCACATGCTGTGCTGCCCCCTGCCCTTCATCGGCTTCTCCAAGGCCCACATGCTTTCAAAGGACGGCCGGTGCAAGGTGTTCGCCAAGGACGCCAACGGCTACGCCCGGGCCGAGGGCGGCGGGCTGCTCCTGCTCAAGCCCCTGCAAAAGGCCATTGAAGACGGCGACCGCATCCATGCGGTCATCGCCAAGACCGGCATCAACACCGACGGCAGGACCATCGGCATCGCCTTTCCCAACCAGGACGCGCAGATGTCGCTTCTGCGCTCCATCTACGACGCCCCGGACATCGACCTGCGCAACGTCTGCTTCATGGAGGCCCACGGTACCGGCACCACCGCGGGCGATCCCATCGAGGCCCGGGCCATCGGCGAGGTCTTCACCGGCCTGAGTCCGGGCCGGGATCCGCTTTTGGTGGGATCGGTCAAAAGCAACCTGGGACACCTGGAGCCGGCCTCCGGCATGGCCGGTCTGCTCAAGGCCATGCTCATCCTGAAACACAAGGCCATCCCTCCCAACCTGCATCTGGAGACGGCCAACCCGGACATCGACGTCGAGGCCCTGCGCCTTCGTTTCGTGACCGAACTGACCCCCGTGCCCGAGACGCCCGGTCCGGCCCTGGTCGGCGTCAATTCCTTCGGTTTTGGCGGGGCCAACGCCCATGCCCTGCTGGAGGAGGCTCCCGCGCCGCGCCGCGCCGCCGTCCGGCAGCCCCCCCAGGGGGAATTGCCGCCCCTTTTGCTCTCCGCCCAAAGTCCGCGAAGCCTGCGCCGGCTGGCGAAGGCCTATGCCGAGCTGCTGCGCGGCGCCGATGCGGGGCTTTTCACCGATGTGGCCTGCCGGGCGGCCCTGCGCCGCGACCACTTGGTCCATCGCCTGGTGTTGCGGGAGCAATCCGTGGCTGGCGTCGTACAGGCCCTGGCGCGTGTCGCCAGCGACGAGGCCCCGCGCAAGGAGGCCCGGATCGCCAGGGGGGAGATCCTGGGCGGCGTGGTACGCACCGCTTTCGTTTTCTCAGGCAACGGCGGCCGGTGGCCGGGCATGGGCCGGACCTTCCTGGCCAAGGACGCGGATGCCGCCGCCGCACTAGATACGCTCGACGCCGTCATGTCTCCGATGCTCGGCTGGTCCATCGCGGACAGCCTGCTTGGGGATCCACAGACCCAAAGCCTGGAGCGCATCGAGGTGTTCCAGCCGATGCTTCTGGCCATCCAGGTCTGCCTGGTCGAGGCCCTGCGCGCCAAGGGGGTCGCCGCGGACATGGTCTTCGGCCACAGCATCGGCGAGGTGGCCGCGGCCTGGGCCTGCGGGGCGCTGTCCCTGGAGCAGGCCTGCACGGTCATCGTGGAGCGCAGCCGGTTGCAGTCCGAGTCCCGCGGCCTGGGAGACATGGCCGTGGTCCAGCTTTCCGAAAAGGAGGCTCGGGCCCTGCCGGAAGTGCACGCCGGCGAGTTGGAGATCGCCGCCGTCAACAGCCACCGCTATGTGACCCTCACCGGACCGGAGACGGCCCTGGAATCCGTGCATGCGGCCCTGAAAAAACGGCGGATCGTCTTTCGCAAGCTTTTTCTGGGGCACCCCTTCCACAGCCGGGCCATGGAGGGCATCCGGGACAGACTGCGTGACCGCCTGGCCCACATCGTACCGGACGTTTCCCGGATCCCCTTTTATTCCACGATGCTCGGGGACATCCACCCGGGGCGGTCCCTGGACGCCGAATACTGGTGGCACAACCTGCGAAAGCCCGTGCTCTTCCGCGCGGCGGCCCTGGCGGCGCTTCGGGACGGCGCCCGGATTTTCATCGAACTGGGCCCGGACACCCTGCTGCATCCCTTCCTGAAAAGCTGCTTCCAGGAGCAGTCCGCCACGACCGTGTATCTGCCGTCCATCAAACGCGGGGTTTCCGACGGCGATGTGGCGCGGACCCTCTGGAAAAACGTCCATGCCAGCGGCGGCAAGGTGGATTTTACCGCTTTTTTCCCGCGGACCGGGCCCCATGTGGATCTTCCCGCCTATCCCTGGGACAAGGAACCGTGCCTGGCCGAGTCCACCCCGGAATGCCTGAACCTGTTTGGGGCCAAGCCAAAGGGGCATCCCCTGCTCGGCCATCGCGTCCGGCCGGGCCTGAGCGTTTGGGAAAACGTGCTGGACACGCATCTGGTGCCGTTTCTGGCCGAACACGTGGTTGGCGGCGACGTGGTGCTCCCCGGGGCCGCCTACCTGGAGATGGCCCTGGCCGCCGCGGTGGAGGCCTTCGGGTCACCCCAGGTGGAGCTTGAGAACGTCGAGTATCGCCAGCCCATGACCTTTTTTTCCGGCAAAGGCCGTCTGGTGCGCTTCACCCTGTCCGCCGAGGGCGGGGATTTCCAGATCGAGAGCCGGGAGCTGATGCAGTCGTCGGCCATGGTGCTGCACGCCTGCGGCCGCGTTGTCCCCAGGCTGCGCAAGACCCTGACCCCGACCCCGGCCCCGGCCCCGTGCGGCGTTGAAGAGGACGTACCGGACCTGTATCGCAAGGCCAAGGATTCCGGGTTGCATTTCGGACCGGCCTTTCGGCCCTTGCGCCAGGTCTGGCGGATCGGAGACAACGCCTTTGCCCGCCTGGACCTGGACCCCAAGGCCGATATGGCCGAGGCCGTCCTGCACCCCTGCCTCATCGACGGCGCCTTCCAGATGCTGCTCTCCCTGGTGGACTGGAGCGAGAAGAGCCTGGAATCCCACATCTATCTCCCCATCCGCACCGGCCGGTTCCAACTTTTGCATCCGGGGCGCGTGGCCTATGCCGCTGCCCGTCTTGAACGCCAAAGCCGGCGGGGCCTGGCGGCGTCCTTCGTCCTGTACGACACGGACGGCCATGAACTGGCCCGGCTCAAGGATTGCCGTTTCGCCCGGCACCAGACCCGGGAAAACCTGATGCGCCAGCAGCAGGTCTACGCCATGGCCGCCGTGTTGGCCCGCCATCCCCTGGACGCCTCGCCCACGGAGGGGCCGCCCTTGCCGAAGCTGGCCGAACTGACCGCCCCGGCCCTTACGGCCCTGCGCCACGGCGCGCGCTGGAGCACCCGGCACGACGAGGTCGTTCCCTTTTTCACGGCCCTGGTCCTGTCCCAGACCTGCGAGCTCGTCCGATCGCTGGCCCCCGATGCGGCCGCTTTCACCTTGAACCAGATTCTGCGCCGCGGCGGGATTGAGGCCGAGCATGAGCCGTATCTCTCCTATGCCCTGCATTTTCTCAAGGACATGGGCCTGGCCCGGCGGGACGCGGACCGCTGGACCCTCGGCGACAGCGATCTGCCGCCGTCACTGGAGCTTTGGCGCGCGGCGGTCAGGGAGTATCCGGAATATATCGGCGAGTTGACGCTTTACGGACAGGCGGGCGAGGAGGCACGGGCCATCCTGGCCGGAAAAATCCAGGCCGGAAGCCTTGTCTCCCTGCAGCCCGGCGGCCCGGTGGAACAGGCGTTCCGGACAAGTCCCCGGCACCACGACGGTCACGCCGCCATGGTTTCCGTTTTCAAGGCCATCACGAAGGCCCTCCCCGAGGGGGCCCCCCTGCGCATCCTGGAGGTGGACGCCGGGGCTGGCGGCCTGACCCAGGCCCTTGCCCCGCATCTGGCCCCGGGCGACGTGGAATACCTGGCCACGGACCGCGACGAGAACTTCGCCGAGCAGCTCAAGGCCCGCTGGGCCGGGCATCCCGTCATCCGCGCCGGCCTCTTCGACCTCGACGATCCCGACGCCGCGCCGCCCGAGGCGGACCAGGCCGGGGGCTTCGACGTCATTCTCGCCGGCCACGTCCTGCACCGCCTTGTGAGCCCCTCCCGCGCCCTGCGACGCCTGCACGACCTGTTGCGCCCCGGGGGATTGCTCGTCGTCCTCGACACCCCGCCACATCCCGTGCGGGACCTGCTCCACGGCCTGCTCCCCGGCTGGTGGCGCGAGGACGCGCCAAGCGGCCCGCCGTCGTCCCGGCTCATGCCCTCGGAAGAATGGACGGCGCGCCTCGAGGCTGCCGGCTTTCTGGAGACACGCAGCCTGCTTGGCGAGGCCCAGGACGATGTCGTCCTCGTGGCCGGCCGGAAAAACCCCGCCGCGCCGCAACCAGACCTCGCCCTTCCGGCCAAACGGTGGATTCTCTTCGAGGACGCCGCCCCCTCCCCCGAGGCCCGACGCCTGGCCCAGGCCCTGCGCGACGCCCTGCGGGACCATGGCGCGCGGCCGGTGCGCGTGGTGGCCGGAACGAGCTACCTGGCCGCCGCAACCGACGACTATACCCTTGATCCCGAGTCCCGGGGGCAGTGGAAACAGTTGCTTCGGGCCCTGGGCGGCAAGGATGTGATCCTGGAGTGCATCCATCTCGCCGGCTTCGACATCCGCCAGGACCTGGAGCCTCAGACCCTCGACGACATCCAGAACCGACGCGTGGTCAGCACCGTGGCCATGGCCCAGGGATGGCAAAAGGCCAAGGTCCCAGCCGGCCTGTGCCTGGTCACCGGTGGCGGCCTGCCCCTTTTGGGGCGGCCTTCCCGCCCGGTCCCCTCCCAGGGCGCCCTGCCCGGGCTGTGCCGGGTTCTTTTCAACGAGATGCCCGGGCTGCGGGCGCGCCTGGTGGACATCCACGCCGACGCGCAAGGCGCCCTGCCCCTTGAGGCCGCCGTGCGCGAAATTCTTTTCCCTGTCCACGATCTCGTCCCCCAGGGGACCAGCGACAAGGAAGTGGCCTTAAGCCGAAACGGGCGTTACTGCCTGCGGCTGGCCCCCCTGGAATTTGCCGCCCTGGCCTGCCCGGGGGAGGCCGCCGGAGAGGCGGTATCGTTGGAAATGACCGCCCAGGGCAAGCTCGACGGCGCGTCCTGGCGACGAACGACCCCGGGGCAGCCGGGCCAGGGCCAGGTGCTCATCGACAACAAGGCCGCCGGGGTCAACTATCGCGACATCATGTTCACCCTGGGGCGCATCCCCGAAGAGGCCCTGGAGGGCGGGGCCTCGGGTCCCACGCTTGGGCTCGAATGCGCGGGAACCGTGCTGGCCGTGGGTCGGGACGTGGAGGGCATCGCCCCCGGAGATACGGTCTGCTGCCTGGGCGGAGGCTGCTACGACTCCCGGCTTGTGGCCAATGCGGACATGGTCTTCCCTCTGCCCCCGGGCATAAGCCCGACCAGGGCCGCCACCATTCCCGTGGCCCATTTTACGGCCTGGTACGCCTTGACCCACCTGGCCAGGCTGCAACCCGGCGAACGGGTGCTCATCCATGGCGCGGCCGGCGGGGTCGGACTGGCGGCCATCCAGATCGCCACCATGATCGGGGCGGAAGTCTTCGCCACGGCCGGTTCCCCGGCCAAACGCACCTTGCTTGCGCGCCTGGGCGCGCCCCACGTGCTTGATTCCCGCAGCCAGGACTTCGAGGAACGCATCCTGGACATCACCGGTGGGGAGGGGGTGGACGTGGTCCTCAACTCCATCTCCGGGGAGTCCCTGCAAAAAAGCGTGGGACTCTTACGGCCCCTTGGCCGGTTCCTGGAACTGGGCAAGGTGGACTTCTACGCCAACTCCCCCCTGCGCATGCGGCTTTTGCGCAACAACATCAGCTTTTTCGGCATCGACGTGGACCAGGTGATGCGGGTCCAGCCCCAACTGTGCCGCCGTCTGTTTTTGGCGATGCTCACCCACTTCGAGACAAGGGACCTGTGGCCCCTGCCCCATGCCGTCTATCCCCGGGAGGCCATCGCCGAGGCCTTTCGCTCCATGCAGCAGTCGCGCCACATCGGCAAGCTGGTGGTCGAACACGACGAACTGGACACCGCCGTGCTGCCGGCGCCGCCCGAGGAGTTGGGACCGCTTCCGGCTCAGGCCACCTATCTGGTCACGGGCGGGCTGGGAGGCCTTGGACTGGCCGTGGCCGGTCGCCTGGCCGATCTGGGGGCCGGACATCTGCTGCTTCTCGGCCGAAACGGCGCGGCCGACCAGGCCCAGATGGCCGCGATCCAGGAACTGCGGACACGCGGGGTCACCGTGACCGTGGTCAAGGCGGACGTGGCCAACGAAGAGGATCTTGCGACCGCGATCACCCAGGCCCTTTCCGGCCTGCCCCCCCTGCGCGGGGTGGTGCACTGCGCCGGAATCCTTCGGGACGCCACCATCGTCAACCTCCGCCCGGACGACATCCGCGCCGTGCTCCGGACCAAGGCCCTGGGAGGCCTCAACCTGCACCGGATCACCCGATCCCTGCCCCTTGACTTCTTCATCATGTTCTCTTCCGCGACCACGGTGATAGGTAATCCCGGGCAGGGCAACTACGTGGCCGCCAACACCATGCTCGAGAACCTGGCCGCCTACCGGCGCTCTCTCGGGCTTGCGGCCGTCACCTTCGGCTGGGGTCCGGTGGTCGATGCCGGCATGCTGTCGAAACAGCCCGAGATTTTGGAATCCCTCAAGGCCCTGACGGGGGCCCAGGAATTACGCACCGCGACGGCCATGGACCACCTGGTCAAATATGGCCGCCATCCCGTGTGCAACCTGCATGTCTTCAAGATGAACTTCAAGAAACTGGCCAGGTTGCCGTACGTTTCCTCCCCCATGTCCCGCTATGTGGCCCTGGACACCGCCGGGGAGCAGGCCGTACAGGAACAGGCGGACATCCGCGAGGCCGTTCGCGGGCTTTCGCAAAACGAGGCCGTCACGTATCTGGCCACGCTTTTGTCCCAGAATTTCGCGAAGATCCTGCGCGTGCCGGTCTCCAAAATCCGCCACGACAAGCCCATGGGCGAACTGGGGATGGACTCGCTCATGTATGTGGAACTGGGCCTGGCCACCGAGGAGGCGTTCGGCGTGGACATCTCCACCTTGAGCCTGGACAAGACGGCCAGCATCCTGACCTTGGCGGAACTGATCCACCGCCAGCTCGAACAGCCCGGCGGGACGCCGATATCCGAGGCCGAGACGGTTTCCCGCCACCTCAAGGAGATCCATGGCCTCGACATATCCCCGGAAGGCGCCCGGGATCTGATTGAGGACACGGCCCGAGACACCAGGGCCAATTGA